The DNA window GATTCTAGGTTCTGGAATCGGCGGCCTGAATGAGATCGAAGAGCAAATGGCTCGCTTGATCTTGAAAGGCCCTAACCGCGTCTCTGCGTTGACCGTCCCCAAAATGATGCTCAACGCAGCAGGCGGCAACCTGTCGATCAAGTTTAATCTGCGCGGTCCCAACTTCTCGGTGGCGACCGCCTGCGCCAGTGCGACCAACGCCATTGGCGACGCCTTCAAGTATATCCAACTGGGTGACGCCGATGTCATGATTACCGGCGGTTCCGAAGCGGCCATTACGCGCATGGGACTTAGCGGTTTTCAGAACATGAGGGCGCTTTCTACGCGGAACGAGGCGCCGCAACAGGCCAGCCGTCCCTTTGACCGGGACCGGGATGGTTTCGTGTTCAGCGAAGGCGCTGGCATCTTGATTTTTGAAGAACTGGAACACGCCCGGAAGCGGGGCGCTCGGATTTATGCCGAGGTTCTCGGTTACGGCTCCAGCGGCGACGCAGGCCACATTACCTCGCCCGATCCGTACGGAGCCGGCGCCGCCAAGGCGATGGAAGCCGCCCTGATTGATGGCAAGCTCAATCCGGCCGATGTCGACTATGTCAACGCCCACGGCACCAGCACTCCGCTGGGCGACAAAGCCGAAACCGTTGCGTTGAAAACGGTCTTTGGCGAGCACGCGTACAAGATGAGCATTTCCAGCACCAAGAGCCAGTTGGGCCATACGCTGGGGGCCAGCGGCGGCATCGAAGCGGTGCTCTGCGCCAAAGCGATTGTCGCAAACGTGGTGCCGCCGACGATCAATCTCGATACGCCTGATCCCGAATGCGATCTCGACTATACGCCGCATCAGCCGAAAGAACGGAACCTGCGCGTGGTGATGAGCAATAGCTTCGGCTTTGGCGGACACAACGCCTCGGTGATTCTTGGCGACGTGCGCGAAGACATCGCGTCTTAAACCGCGGATCGAATCGCTTTGCGGTCGCGTATCGCTGTGAAACGCGACGGCCAAAGGAAACACGACAGCCGACCGATCTCTCGCCCTGCGTGTTCAGGGGGGAATGTGCGTCGCTTCTATTCGCGTGCGCTTTGCTTTCTTGCGCACCGGCTGCCTTTGAAGAATGTTTTCCGCTCGGGCTGTTGATGCATGCCTGGTTTTCCGACGGTCAGGCGGATCTCTGCAGGAGGTTGGGCGTCAGCCGTTCCACCTCGATCTGGGACATCAGCTGGTGAATCGGCTGGCCGGTGGCGTACTGCAGTCGGATCCGCAAACCGTCTCCGGGTTGAACCTGGATTGCCTGCCGCAGCGGGGCGACCAGCACCTGGCTGGCGTCAGCAAACGGCCCCTTCTCCGCAAGCGTCTCGGTCAGCAAATGGCGGGTCGTTAAACGCAAGGCGTTCAGCCTGCCTGCCGCCTGCACCTGGACGACGCCCTCCCAGTCGAAGGCTCGCGGCAAGGGCAGGCGGTAGTTCGCCATGGCGTACTGTCTCGGTTCCGCCAGCGGCTTGTCGGTGGCCAGCAGCGGAGAGCTTGACTGGTAATGCGGCATGGGCGTCTGGCAGGCTGGCTGACAGAAAATATGCTCCACGGGCTGAACCGCCAGCTGCGAGGCCCAGGGAGCCATCACCGGCAGCGGACCGCCAAATCGGGCAAAGTAGTTCGCCTGGAACGTCGCGAGCGCGTGCAGCGGCGGCTCCTGCAGTAATGCCGGCGAGTTCGGTTCGCATATCACCAGATCGACGGGCTCCGGCGGCAGGAAGTCCAGAATGCTGGCCCTTGCAACCTGGACCCGGGCCTTGCCGGCCGCCAGCTGAAAACGCTGTTCTGCGACGTCCGCTGAGAGCGAGTTTGGCTCGACATAGTAGATGCGAGCCGCTTTCTGCGTTGCAAATACCGCCAATGGACGCGCGCCGCTGCCGAACTCAAGCACGCTGCCGCCTTCGGGAACTGTCATCCGCAGGGCCGTTCGAAATGCGCTGGTGCGGGCAAAATCGGGAGAATACGCAGGCCGTTCGGGCGAGGAAGTGTGTTGCCCAGGCCGATGCAGATCAGGGCAAGAGGGATTCATTCGGGCATCCATACAAAAAAGTTCTGATTCCGTTCCAGGCGAAGACGGCGGCTTCAAGGGTCGATCTCGTTCGCAGCGCGGCAGGATAATCACCTGCTCCAAAACAAACAATGCAGGTTCCCGCAAGATCCAGCACCCCTGCTTTACCCTGTTTGCGCAGACCAGGCTCCTGCGCCGCGGCGGCTGGGGACTGGCGGCCGCAAAGCCAGTTCGTTTGACGAATTGCAGGCCGTCTGGGGCGGGAATTTTCGAGAAGGTCGCACGGTTGGGCGGCCTGCCCCATTGCCGCTTCCAAAGGATTTGCCATAATACCGGGTCTTTCCGATGAAAAACCTGGTCGCCATGTTGGCGTTGCATATTTGGGGGGTGGAAGGACCGCATGTTTAAGAACTTAAGTCCCAGAGCATTGGGCACCTCGGGCCGGCAAAGCGAAATCATTGAACTCGCTCTCACGTACGGCTTTCACGGCATTGATATGAATTTTGGCGAGTATGCTCGCCGCGCCAGTGTCTATGGCATTGAGCATTCCGCACGCTTCGTGCTGAGCGCAAAGAAGCGCCCTGACGGCTTTGAAATTGGCGGTTTCGACCTGCCGTTTTCGCTCAAGGGAGAAGAAGCGGGCTTCCGCGCCTCGCTGGAAATGCTTCGCGTGTGGGTCAATACGCCCGAGGGCGAAGAGCAGTCGATCGCCGCTTCGGTCGGCGTGAACCGCTGCCTGGTAGTGGTGGATCCGTTCAGTGATACGCTTGCTTTGCCGGAGAACTTCGAACTGCACCGCACCCGGCTGGGACAGGTCGCCGAGGTGCTCGCCGAAGGCGGACTGAAGCTGGGCGTTGGCCTGCAGGCCGCAGCCGAAAAGCGTAAAGGCAAAACCCACGAATTCATCCATCAGGCCGCGGAACTGCTCAAATTGATCAGCAGCGTCGGTGCGGACAATGTCGGCTTGCTGCTCGATCTGTGGAACTGGAAAGTCGGCGGCGGCACCATGGCGCAGCTGCGTGAATTTGGCGCCGACAAAGTCGTCGCCGTGCGGGCGAACGATGTTCCCGAAGGCGCCGACCTCGCTACGATTGGCGAACAGGATCGACTGCTGCCGGGCGAATCGGGCGAAACCAACGCGGTCGAAGTTCTGGAATGGCTGAAAGACGCCGACTACGACGGACCGGTCACCGTATTCCCCCACCCGCGGAACTTCAAAGGCATGACCCGCGACGCCATTGTGCAACGCGCCGGTTCGGCCATGAACGACCTGTGGGTCGCCATCGGGCTGGTCCAGGCCAAAGAGAGCGAAGGCGAAGCGGTTGCCGTCGGCGCCGTCGCAGAAGCCAATGGACAGGACGACTCGACTACGGAAGAGTAGTGAATTTCCACTTTGATCGCGGACTCAAGTTGACGGATATCGATCTGGCGATCGATGTCCGTCGACGCCAGCCGCGAGGCTTTGTCTCCCACGCCCATGCGGATCATATCGCTCCGCATGAAACGGCCTACTGTACGCCGGCCACCGCTGTCATGTATCGCCATCGACTGGGCGAACATCGCAAGGTCGCCGAAATGCCCTTTGGCAAAACGCTTGAGTGGAGCGATTTGCGGCTCACCACGTTGCCTTCGGGCCACATCCTGGGCGCCGCCATGTTGCTGGCGGAGTCGGATAAACTTCGACTTTTGTACACAGGCGACTTCAAACTGGGCCACTCCGCCACGGCGGAAAGAGCTGCCATTCCCCAGGTCGATATCCTGGTGATGGAGAGCACCTTTGGGGATCCCCAGTATCGCTGGCCGGATCGAACGGCCACGCTGGAACGCTTCTTCCGTCTGGTCGAAGACACACTGAACGACGGTCTTACCCCCCTGGTGCATGCTTATGTCCTGGGCAAGGCGCAAGAGATTACCCGTTTGTTGACCCAGCGCGGGCTTTGTGTCTATCAGCATCCGCTGATTTATGAAATCAGTCAGCTGTACGAAAAGTGCGGCTGTCCGCTGGGCGACTACCGCCTTTATGAAGGCTCCTGCCCGCCGGGCGCCGTGGTGATGGCGCCTCCACGTTCCCAGAAACGGGCCGTCGCTTTGTCGGGTCTGGGACCTGTTCGCACGTTTTTTCTTACCGGCTGGGCGCTCAACAATAGCGTTCCCTGGCGGATGAAGGTCGATCACGCCTTGCCGCTTTCGGATCATGCGGACTACACGGAACTGTTGTCGATGGTCGAGCAGGCCAATCCCCGCGTGATCTATTGCACCCATGGCCCCGAGAGTTTCGCCGACCGGTTAATCGCCCTGGGCCACGATGCTCGCGTGCTGGGACGCGATAACCAGCTGCGTCTGTTTGGGTAGCGATTGCTGCAGGATGACGCGGCGGAACGTTGTCTTGCAACGCGATTTATCAGGGCGATCTCAGGCCAATCGCGAGTGCCCCCGTCTGCCCTGGCAGGACGCCCTCGCCAGTTCCCGGCGGTAGAAGACGGGTAAGGGGCCGATTTTTTTGGCACCGTGATCATCAGCAGCGGCGCCTGCGGGTTACAATCGAGGGTGGATCGTTTTTAACTTTTGCACAGGTCAATCGCATGCGGCGTTCGCCAGTTTGTTTTTTCTGCTGCCTTCTTCTGTCCACCTTGGCGACATCCCTGACGGCCGGCGAGCCGCCTTTGAAAGGAACTTTTGTCCGGAAAGCGAATCTGCCGGGCGAGTCGTTTCAGGTGGAGGGGCGACCGGCCTTTGTCCTGTTGCCGCCGGCCGAGAAAAGGCAGAATCCGCAGCCCTGGATTTTTTACGCCCCGACTTTGCCAGCCTATCCCGACATTCATGAGAAATGGATGCACGAGCAGTTCCTGGCAGCCGGGATCGCCGTGGCGGGCATCGATGCGGGGGAGGCCTATGGCAGTCCCGACGGCCAGAAGTTGATGACGGCCCTGCACAAGGAGTTGACGGAAAAACGCGGATTCGCCGCCAGGCCGTGTCTGCTGGGCCGCAGTCGCGGAGGATTATGGGTCAGCAGTTGGGCCATCGCCCACCCCAATCAGGTCGCCGGGATTGCCGGGATTTATCCGGTTTTCGACTTGCGCGCCTATCCGGGCCTGGCCCGTGCGGCGTTTGCGTATGGCATGACGACGCAGGAACTGGAATCGAACCTGCGGGAGCAGAATCCGATCGCCCGGATCGACGTCCTGGCCAAAGCGCGTATTCCCGTTTTCATTATTCATGGCGATGCAGACACGGTCGTGCCGCTGAAGGAAAACTCCGCCGCCCTGGCGGAACGCTATCGTCTGGCCGACGCCAGCGAAGCTGTTCAGCTGGTCATCGCCAAAGGGCAAGGCCATAACTTCTGGGAAGGTTTTTTCCACTGCCAGGAGCTGGTCGACTTCGCCATTGAAAAGGCAAACAACGGGGTCAAACCGGCCCCGTAAGCGGTGCGAGAAACCGTGCTGCGACAATTTGCCGCATTTTCGGCAAGGGATTCGCGAAATAGACTACAGCATTACGTGAATGAGAAATGCGATGACCGACACTCCCACATTTGAGGCGTCGGACTCCACTTTGCTGCTGGTTGACGATAATGATGCGCTCCGCGAACGTTTGGCGCGAGCGCTCCGCGACCGGGGCCTGGTGGTTACAACCGCCGCCAACTACGACCAGGCGATGGCTCTGGCTGAAGGTCAGCCGCCCGCCCGTGCGGTCGTGGATTTGCGCATGCCGGGGAAGTCGGGGCTGGAACTGCTCCGCGATTTGAAAGCCCGTTGTCCCGAGATCCAGGTGCTGGTTCTGACAGGATTTGGCAGTATCGCCACAACCGTCGACGCCATTCGTTTGGGCGCGGCGAACTACTTGCCCAAGCCGGCCGACGCCGACGACATTCTGGCGGCGTTCGATCGGGTCCAGGCGAGCATTCCGCAGCCCGCCACGGAGCCGTACGACACGCCCTCGCTGGCGCGAGCTGAGTGGGAGCATATCCATCGCGTGATGGCCGACTGTGGAGGCAACCTTTCCGAAGCCGCCCGCCGCTTAGGCATCCATCGCCGTTCGCTGCAACGAAAACTTCGGAAGCGAGCGCCCGAATAACGCCGCGCGAGAAATACGGACCCATGGAAAAATCCCGACGACGCAGGCCCGTCCATTTGCCGCCTGGGCGCGCTTGCGAAGCCCCATCCGGCGCAGAACGATCCCCGTCGCACGCAGTCGATAACCCGCCGCGCGTTGAATACGTTCCGACGTCCGCCATTCGCCCTTTTCCCAGCGCAGGCCAGCGTCGCCAGCAACTGCTTGCCTGGGAACGCGTTTGCCGCGACGCTTCCACCCTGGACGCCGAAACAGAGAAGGCGATTTTCCTCGCCATGAACGTCTACAAGCAGCGGGCCGCCCGCTGGCAGTCGACGCTCCGCCGCAGCCGCGCACCGGCCGCCGTTCTCGCAGAGATCGAAGCCCTTCTGGCTGATTCCCGGCGCCTGCGCGACCTGATCGCCCGCGAACTGACGCCGCTGACCGCGGCCAACGCCCGCATGTACGCCACGCAACGATTTCCGGCCGACGAACTGGCCAGCGAAGGCAGTCTGGCTCTACTGCGGTCGATTGAGAAATTCGACGCAGCCCGCGGCTACCGCTTTAGCACTTACGCCACGCATGCGATTCGCCGCGCCTTTTATCGCTACTTTCAAACAGAGCAGCGCCGCACCAGCCGGATCAGTCCGTTGGAACAGGCCGACAGCCTGCAGGATTATCGGGAACCGCCGCGAGCGGACGGCCGGCAAGACAAGACCGACGTCGCCATCGCCCGTATGGTGGGAAAACTCGACGACCGCGACCAGTTGATCATTACATCGCGGTACGGTTTTAACCTGTCCCAGAAGCCGCGCACCCTGCAGAGCCTGGCCGACGAACTGGGCGTCTGTCGGGAACGGGTTCGCCAGCTCGAACAGCGGGCCCTCCACAAACTGGGAAAGCTGGCCGTCGAACAAGGGCTGGAACCGCCGGCCAGCATCAGCAGCTGAGCGGTCGCGCCGGACCAGGCGTGTCAGTCGGTTCCCTCGCGGTCCAGGGAGCGGTACGAAGCCGGCAGCAGCTGAAAGTCGACCACCAGCGGCAGATGGTCGGAAGCATGCCGGGACGCCGGATTGCGGATCGCAAAGCCTTCCTCGGCATGCAGATCGCCCCGATAGAAAAAGCGATCCAGTGCGAGCAACGGCGCCGCGGCCGGAAAGGTGCGGACCGCTTCGCCCGCCGCGTCAAATCCGGCAGGCGCCATCATTTTGCGACCCAGCGTCCCCCAGACATCGTTAAAGTCGCCTGCAATGATGAGCGGGTCCTGCTGCGCGGCCTGGCCGACCGCGTTGTGCTGCAGCAACCGGCGCAGCTGAATCTTCCGTTCGAATGCGGCCAGCCCCAGATGAACATTGACGATCAATAACGCTCGCGGCCCTTCGGGACAGGGCAGCGTACAGGTCGCCAGCAGACCGCGACGACGTTTTTTGAGCGGGATTGTCAGGTCCGCATGGTCGACGTCGGTCAAAGGGAAACGGCTTAAAATGGCGTTGCCGTAGTGTCCCGCACGGAGCGTCACATTCCGCTGAAAAGCATGATGCTCCATCTGCAAGGCTTCGGCCAGCATCTGGGCCTGGAAATCGCTGTTGGATCGCGGCGCCCCGTCGTCGACCTCCTGCATCAGCACGATATCGGGCTGGCAGGACTCGAGTGCTTCGACCAGCCGCTGGGGGCGGTAGCGCCGATCAAGGCCGCCGATCCCTTTGTGGATGTTGTAGGTCACAACGCGAAAACGAAAAGTCGAGTCGTCGTGCGGCATCGGCCTGGGTCTCCTGCGAGCCGGGTGGCAGCGGCCCTGGTCAGCGGAGGTTAAAGCAGCGGACTCACCAGCCGCAGCGTGTTTTCCAGCAAGCGTTCCTGGTAGGGTCGCGCTTGCCACTGGCCCGGATCGACGCGATCGGCGTCGTCGAGATAGGTTTGCTGCAGCTTCTTCAGTTCGGCCGCAAACTCCGATTGGTAGATGAAAAGTGCGACTTCGTAGTTCAGCCACAAACTGCGCAGGTCCAGGTTCACGGTGCCAAACATTGACATCCGCCCATCGACCATGATCGACTTCGTATGCAGCAGGCCCGCCCGGTACAAGTAAATCTCCACGCCCACATTCAGCAAATCTTCGTAGTACGATCGACTGGCGTAACGGGTGAGAAATGAGTCGACCCGTTCGGGCACAATCAACGAGACTTGCACGCCCCGGCAGGCCGCGCCCCGCAGCGCTCTCAGTAGTGATTCATCGGGAATCAGATATGGCGTGGTCAGGGTCAGTTCGTCCTGGGCCGCATTGACGAGGGCGAGCAGCATCTGCAGCAGGCCGTCGTCGGTCTGGCCGGGGCCGGAAGGGATGACCTGGATATCGGCCGATCCCTCGGACTCCACCAGATGCAGTCCCGCACTGGCGACGATATCCGCGGCTAGCTCCTCGGTTTCCAGAATCCAGTCGCCAAACATGGTCGCGGCCAGGGGAGCCACCACCGCGCCCTGCAGGCGGACCATGGCGTCGACCCATTCGCCGACGCCGGAGTCCTGCTTGAAGAATCGCGGATCCACCAGATTCATGCTGCCGGTCCAGGCCACCTTGCCGTCGACGACGACGATCTTCCGATGCAGCCGCAGATCGGTCCGGCCGACCACGGCGCGGAACAGCCCCACCGGCAAAGCGGCGCGTAGCTGCACGCCCGCGTCGCGCAGACGCTGCGGCTGTTTCCCCTTCCACCACGGCCGGGCTCCCAGCGCATCGATCAGCAAGCGGCAGGAGACGCCGCGCTGGGCGGCGCGGATGACAGCCTCCAGCACCTCGTCGGCGGCGCCGCCTTCGTTCCAGATATAAAATTCCATCAGCACGCTGGTCTGGGCGCTGTCCACATCCTGGGCGATCTCCTTGAGCATCTCTTGCGTATCCGAGAAGAGCGTGAACCGGCTCCCCTGGACGGTCGAGAAACCGGTCAGCCGGGCCCCCAGCCGATCCATGCGCTGGGCGGCCGGCGCGTGACGCGACCAGTCCACATGGGTCAAACCGCTGCTGGTCGCCGCCGCAAAAATCGCCTGGTAGTCGGTGCGCAGCTGTCCGATGCCGCGGGCCCGTTCGGGATTGATCCGGCGTTCGCCGATCATCAGATACACCAGGGCGCCGAAAAATGGAATAAATCCAACCAGCATCAGCCAGGAGAGGGCCACCCCGGTCGGCGGCCGTTTCATAATGACCCGCAGCGACACTGCCAGCACGACGGCGACATGCAGGAATACCAGAATGGTCGCGGGATGCAGGAAAAAATGGACGGCGTTCATGGCAGCTTTCAAAGCGACAGCAAGGTATCCGGTCGCTCCCGACGACGTCGCCCCCAAGGCCCAACCGGGAGCGCCGGCGATCCGCATTTCGCCGCCAGCATGAACGCAACCCGTCAGCCTGTCAATCCAGGCCCCGCTTGCCCGGGGGCAGCCTCCCTCCGCCGGCAGCGTCTCTCTTGGTGAGAGCGAGAGCAGCCAGGCCGAACATTGAATCTGCCTGATAACATCAAAAGCGTCAGACCTGTCAGGGAGGGAAAAAGGAGGTCCCGCAACGATTCATGGCAGGGCCTCCAGACGCAACGTAGAGTTCTCTTGCCCTGAAAAATGTAACCATCAACTTTTATTGGACAATGATTATGCGACTTGGATTGGTTTTGAGCTTTGTGTTCTGCATGCTGTTCACCTCGGCGGTTGCGGCCAATGACGGCGTACTGAACGGAACCTGGACGCTGATTCGTGGAGAAGCCGAAGGCAAAGTGCTGTCGGATTCGGAAATCACCGGCGGCAAGCTGGTTATTGACGGCTCGAACTACACCGTCACGCTACCCAGCATCGGCACGATGACGGGCGTGCAGACGGTCGACCTGACGGCCAATCCGAAAACGATCGACATTACCAATACCACCGGCGCCAACGAAGGGAAAACCTGCCTGGGTCTGTTCCAGCTGCACGGCAACGAGTACCAGTGCGTCTTTGCCGCCCCTGGCCAGCCGCGTCCGACCAGCTTCAAAACCGAAGCCGGCAGCGGCCACTGGATGCACGTGTGGAAACACAACCAGCCGTAAACCGTAGCGGCTTGCCGCCACGACGACGAAAAATTGAAAAGGCCGCGAGACATTTCTCGCGGCCCTTTTTCGTTAACCGTTGCGTCGGCCATAGCTCAACTCGCCAGAGTTTGGCAACGGTTTCCAGGAGACTCCCTCCCAAGTCTGGCGATCCGCTGCTGCAATACCAGGTTCGTTGATCTGACGCAGAACGGCAACCCTTGGAACGAACGTTGCATCGCAGACGCCCGCTTTCCCTCAATAGAAAGCCGGGCAGGTCGGACGTTCATTCTGTCGGAGGAACTTGGGCGGCTGGCTTGGTCGTACGCAAATTGGGCGAAGTGAGTTGCGTGTCTGGATGAAGAGCCAGACTTTCTCGGCCGAGATAAGCGCGGTCGCACGGGGACTGCTTATCGATCCTTTTGGGAAGACTAGTGCTGCGTCAATCTTCAATCTTAGAGTGAGCGATTTCGGCCGTGCTGCTGTGCTGCCAAAAAAACCGGGGGCTAGCGCCCGGCGGCTGATTGAGAGAAACCTGATTTTATGGTTTGACGCACCACTAGACTGCCTGTTGGTAGTGATTGTCGACGCGCGTTGCGAACTGGCAACCAACTCGGTGAGCTGTCCCTTTCTCGTAGGCGAACAACCTGGTGTGCTTGACGGTGACAACGACATACTTGGCATTTATGCCGTGCCCAATGCAGATTACAAATTGCTCGCATTCCGGTCGCTCGGGGAAAAGGAACGAGATCCCGTCTGCAGAAATATCCCAGCAGTCAACCGTTTGGAATTCGTCGAGTGCAGGCAACTCGTCCTGAAAAATCGGCGCCACTAAAGCGAGTCGACGATAAGAGTATCGCTTGTTCCGTGGTATTTCTTCCCCCTCGATTCCGTCAAGATCTATTTCCGCATCAATAAACGTCTCGCGAGGAATTAAGGGAATATGCTCTCGCTGTAAGCGTCGATCTTCGGGTACGTCATCGCGACGATCTTGGCGAAGATCATCGCTTGCATTATTGCGTCGATCTTCTTTGCGTACATCATTGCGTTGATTTTCGTTTACATCCTTGTGTACCCCATGGCCTCGATCATCGCGTGCAACCTGAGAGAAATCCGTCTCAGATCGCCGGAGCTCCGGGCCGCCAGGCTGGTCTTCCGACGCCCGATCAAGCGTTCGGAACTGCTTCTTCGTTGATACGAAGGTATCGTGGGCGCGTTGTAGTTTCTTCACCATCGCTTGCATTTCATGATGCGTCGTATGGCTACTGAATTCATCGCTGACATTCGCGACCGCATCGGACAGTTTGCTAACGGCGTCGAGAGTGCGGCTTGCGTCGCGGTCACGTTCCCTCCTGGATCGTGACCCCAGGAAGTAACCTAACAGGATGTTCAAGACGCTTAAAAAGACACCTAGAATGAGTGTCGCTGAAGAAATCATTTTCTCTCCCTGAATCGACGACGCGGCGCACTTGCACCTCGCCCCCTGCCGCGGGAATTCCCTTCAGGAAGCCTAGCTCGATTTTCTTGCGGGAGACGCATGTATCGGCGGCTGATTCTGTAAGGGAATTCTGTACCAGTTACTCGCCAGGCGGCAAATTCGGTACGAACTTTGTACCTGATTAAAAGGATTGCCCGGCTTACCAACTTCATGTGCTCTGTTATTCAACACGTTTCCAGCGAAACGCACTAAGCCCTTCCAGCTCCCGCACAAAGACCTGGTCGCCGCTGACGGCGAGGTGCGCCCAGGTTTCTTCCTCACTGACGGTGCGTTCCTCCAGCAACTTGAATTCTTGAGGGTTCGCCTGCAGGAGCAGCAGCTTGCCTCGCTCGTCGAGCGCCAGGATGCGGTCCTGCTGGGCAACCAGGCTGCAGTACTTGCCGAACGGCTGGGAGGTCCAGGTGCGCTTGCCGGTTGCGAGATCGATGCAGGTGAACCGCTGATTCTGCAGGTGCAAGTAGGCATGGCCGTCGATAATGACGGGCGTCGACATGTAGCCCTGGGCATTGTTCTCCCAGGCTTCTTCCACCTGGAGCTTGTCGTCGGTTTTGTTGACGCGGAACAGCCACGACTTGTTCTGGTAGGAGCTGGTGAACAGGCCGTCGTTGAAGGGGGCGGGCGTCAAGATGTTCATGCCGCGGAAACTGGGGACGGTTTGCTCCCACAGAACGTCGCCGTTGTCGGGGTCGACGCCGGCCAGCTTCTGCCGGGTCTGTACGATCACTTGTCGCTGGCCCGCCACGCTGGCGAGGATGGGGGAGGAAAAAGCACTGGCCATCATGCCGCCGTCTTCTTCGAGCGTGCGCCAGAGAATCTTGCCCGACTTTTTGTCGATCTTCACGAACGACGCCCCCGCCTGGACGTACAGAAACGGTCCGTCAAGCAGCGGAGAGCTGGCGAATCCAAAGGCGGGCAGCGGCGTCTTTAGCTGTTCGACGAAATCGATTCGCCATTGTTCTTCGCCCGTCTTGGCGTTGAGCGACACCAGCACATCCCGCATGCCGGCCACGAACAGGCTCTCGCCGTCGCAGGCAGGCGTCGCGCGGATCCAGCTGCCGTTGGAGGCGGCGAAAAACGGAACCGTCATCGCGCCCGGCCAGCTGACCTTCCAGAGTTCTTCTCCTGTCTGGCGATCGAAAGCGTAGACGACCTCGGATTTCTTGTCCTCGGTTCCCGTCACAAAGACGGAGGATTCCGAGACCACAGGCCCCGAGTAGCTGGGAGGCAGCTTCACCCGCCAGGAGCGAGTGAGAACCGTCTCTGCCAGGGAGTCCGGCCAGTCGTCGCCGGGAACGATACCGTCCCGGTTGGGGCCCCGCCATTGGTTCCAGGAAGGGACGTCCTGCCCCCGCAGCGAAGCGGCCGGCAGCAGGAGAAGAAGCAGAAGCAATCGGGCGAAGGAAGCAAGCCTGGGCATAATCAGTTTTCGCCTTGTTGGAACGTTGGACAACCGACGCTCAGGATCTGCCTGGTTGTCCAGGCGGTCAAGCGCCATGTGGTAAGGGGAGAACTTTTTGACAGTTGTTTTGTTATAGGCAGTTATTGCCGTTTGCCAGGCCCCGCATTGCCTGGTTTTCCCGCGATCCAACGT is part of the Lignipirellula cremea genome and encodes:
- the cls gene encoding cardiolipin synthase codes for the protein MNAVHFFLHPATILVFLHVAVVLAVSLRVIMKRPPTGVALSWLMLVGFIPFFGALVYLMIGERRINPERARGIGQLRTDYQAIFAAATSSGLTHVDWSRHAPAAQRMDRLGARLTGFSTVQGSRFTLFSDTQEMLKEIAQDVDSAQTSVLMEFYIWNEGGAADEVLEAVIRAAQRGVSCRLLIDALGARPWWKGKQPQRLRDAGVQLRAALPVGLFRAVVGRTDLRLHRKIVVVDGKVAWTGSMNLVDPRFFKQDSGVGEWVDAMVRLQGAVVAPLAATMFGDWILETEELAADIVASAGLHLVESEGSADIQVIPSGPGQTDDGLLQMLLALVNAAQDELTLTTPYLIPDESLLRALRGAACRGVQVSLIVPERVDSFLTRYASRSYYEDLLNVGVEIYLYRAGLLHTKSIMVDGRMSMFGTVNLDLRSLWLNYEVALFIYQSEFAAELKKLQQTYLDDADRVDPGQWQARPYQERLLENTLRLVSPLL
- a CDS encoding endonuclease/exonuclease/phosphatase family protein; this translates as MPHDDSTFRFRVVTYNIHKGIGGLDRRYRPQRLVEALESCQPDIVLMQEVDDGAPRSNSDFQAQMLAEALQMEHHAFQRNVTLRAGHYGNAILSRFPLTDVDHADLTIPLKKRRRGLLATCTLPCPEGPRALLIVNVHLGLAAFERKIQLRRLLQHNAVGQAAQQDPLIIAGDFNDVWGTLGRKMMAPAGFDAAGEAVRTFPAAAPLLALDRFFYRGDLHAEEGFAIRNPASRHASDHLPLVVDFQLLPASYRSLDREGTD
- a CDS encoding TIGR03067 domain-containing protein — its product is MRLGLVLSFVFCMLFTSAVAANDGVLNGTWTLIRGEAEGKVLSDSEITGGKLVIDGSNYTVTLPSIGTMTGVQTVDLTANPKTIDITNTTGANEGKTCLGLFQLHGNEYQCVFAAPGQPRPTSFKTEAGSGHWMHVWKHNQP
- a CDS encoding PQQ-binding-like beta-propeller repeat protein, which translates into the protein MPRLASFARLLLLLLLLPAASLRGQDVPSWNQWRGPNRDGIVPGDDWPDSLAETVLTRSWRVKLPPSYSGPVVSESSVFVTGTEDKKSEVVYAFDRQTGEELWKVSWPGAMTVPFFAASNGSWIRATPACDGESLFVAGMRDVLVSLNAKTGEEQWRIDFVEQLKTPLPAFGFASSPLLDGPFLYVQAGASFVKIDKKSGKILWRTLEEDGGMMASAFSSPILASVAGQRQVIVQTRQKLAGVDPDNGDVLWEQTVPSFRGMNILTPAPFNDGLFTSSYQNKSWLFRVNKTDDKLQVEEAWENNAQGYMSTPVIIDGHAYLHLQNQRFTCIDLATGKRTWTSQPFGKYCSLVAQQDRILALDERGKLLLLQANPQEFKLLEERTVSEEETWAHLAVSGDQVFVRELEGLSAFRWKRVE